In the Passer domesticus isolate bPasDom1 chromosome 4, bPasDom1.hap1, whole genome shotgun sequence genome, one interval contains:
- the HSPA12B gene encoding heat shock 70 kDa protein 12B, translating into MAMLLEPGMQSLRMSANGERCPTPSPPGSPGTPHDSCSIAPLTPSQSPRSEARSQQAPSFSVVVAIDFGTTSSGYAFSFTSDPEAIHMMRKWEGGDPGVANQKTPTSLLLTPEGTFHSFGYTARDYYHDLDPEEAREWFYFEKFKMKIHSTSDLTMKTELEAVNGKKMPALEVFAHALRFFKQHAVQELKDQCPSLPENDAIRWVLTVPAIWKQPAKQFMREAAYKAGLVSPETPEQLLIALEPEAASIYCRKLRLHQLIELSCRPPANGAEPPQTIDSSFRQAREQLRRSRHSRTFLVESGVGELWSEMQAGDRYIVADCGGGTVDLTVHQIEKPQGTLKELYKASGGPYGAVGVDLAFEKLLCHIFGDDFIATFKAKRPAAWVDLTIAFEARKRAAAPSRSSPLNISLPFSFIDFYRKHRGHNVETALRKSNVNLVKWSSQGMLRMSPEAMNELFQPTITHIIQHIDTLLKKPEVHGIKFLFLVGGFAESAMLQRAVQAAFGHCCRVIVPQDVGLTILKGAVLFGLDPGVVRVRRSPLTYGVGVLNKFVEGKHPREKLLVKEGKNWCTDIFEKFVTVDQSVALGEVVQRSYCPARPGQRRTIINIYCCDTDDVVYITDPGVRKCGTISLELGDTGDVGPARGRREIRTSMQFGDTEIKVTALDTRTARSVKATIDFLSN; encoded by the exons gtgccaacGGCGAGCGGTGCCCGACGCCGTCcccgcccggctccccgggGACACCCCACGACAGCTGCAGCATCGCCCCCCTGACGCCGTCCCAGTCACCG CGGAGCGAGGCGCGTTCCCAGCAGGCCCCGTCCTTCTCCGTGGTGGTGGCCATCGACTTTGGCACCACCTCCAGCGGTTACGCCTTCAGCTTCACCAGCGACCCCGAGGCCATCCACATGATGAG GAAATGGGAGGGGGGGGACCCGGGCGTGGCCAACCAGAAGACCCCCACCAGCCTCCTGCTGACCCCAGAGGGGACATTCCACAGCTTCGGCTACACCGCCCGCGATTACTACCACGACCTGGACCCCGAGGAGGCCCGCGAGTGGTTCTACTTCGAGAAGTTTAAGATGAAGATCCACAGCACCAGC GATCTGACCATGAAAACCGAGCTGGAAGCTGTCAACGGGAAGAAGATGCCGGCGCTGGAGGTGTTCGCCCATGCGCTGCGCTTCTTCAAGCAGCACGCGGTGCAG gagctgaaggaccagtgcccatccctgcccgaGAACGATGCCATCCGCTGGGTCCTCACCGTGCCGGCCATCTGGAAGCAGCCGGCCAAGCAGTTCATGCGGGAAGCAGCCTACAAG GCCGGGCTGGTGTCCCCGGAGACACCGGAGCAGCTGCTGATCGCGCTGGAGCCCGAGGCCGCCTCCATTTACTGCCGGAAGCTGCGGCTGCACCAACTGATCGAGCTGAGCTGCCGCCCCCCGGCCAACGGGGCCGAGCCCCCCCAAACCATCGACTCCAGCTTCcggcagg CCCGGGAGCAGCTCCGGCGATCCCGGCACAGCCGCACCTTCCTGGTGGAGTCGGGAGTGGGCGAGCTCTGGTCGGAGATGCAGGCAG GTGACAGGTACATCGTGGCCGATTGTGGCGGGGGCACGGTGGATTTGACCGTGCACCAGATCGAGAAGCCGCAGGGGACGCTGAAGGAGCTCTACAAAGCCTCGG GAGGTCCCTACGGGGCCGTGGGCGTGGACCTGGCCTTTGAGAAGCTTCTGTGCCACATATTTGGGGACGATTTCATCGCCACCTTCAAGGCCAAGCGTCCGGCAGCCTGGGTGGACCTGACCATCGCCTTCGAGGCACGGAAGCGCGCTGCAGCCCCGAGCCGCTCCAGCCCCCTCAACATCTCCCTGCCCTTCTCCTTCATCGACTTTTATCGCAAACACCGCGGCCACAACGTGGAGACCGCGCTCCGCAAGAGCAA tgtcaacCTGGTGAAGTGGTCGTCCCAAGGGATGCTGCGGATGTCCCCAGAGGCCATGAACGAGCTGTTCCAGCCAACCATCACCCACATCATCCAGCACATCg ACACCCTCCTGAAGAAACCGGAGGTCCACGGCATCaaattcctgttcctggtgggTGGCTTCGCCGAGTCGGCCATGCTGCAGCGGGCGGTGCAGGCCGCCTTCGGCCACTGCTGCCGGGTCATCGTCCCGCAGGATGTGGGGCTGACCATCCTCAAAGGGGCCGTGCTCTTCGGCCTGGACCCCGGCGTGGTGCGGGTGCGCCGCTCCCCGCTCACCTACGGCGTGGGGGTCCTCAACAAGTTCGTGGAGGGCAAGCACCCCCGGGAGAAGCTGCTGGTCAAGGAGGGCAAGAACTGGTGCACCGACATCTTTGAGAAGTTCGTGACCGTGGACCAGTCGGTGGCGTTGGGCGAGGTGGTCCAGCGGAGCTActgccccgcccggcccggccagCGCCGGACCATCATCAACATCTACTGCTGTGACACCGATGACGTGGTGTACATCACCGACCCCGGCGTCAGGAAGTGCGGCACcatcagcctggagctgggggacacgggggacgtgggcccggcgcggggccggcgcgAGATCCGCACCAGCATGCAGTTCGGGGACACCGAGATCAAGGTGACGGCGCTGGACACGCGCACGGCACGCAGCGTGAAGGCCACCATTGACTTCCTGTCCAATTGA